A genomic stretch from Bos javanicus breed banteng chromosome 3, ARS-OSU_banteng_1.0, whole genome shotgun sequence includes:
- the CTSK gene encoding cathepsin K → MPINRMWGLTVLLLPVVSFALYPEEILDTQWELWKKTYRKQYNSKGDEISRRLIWEKNLKHISIHNLEASLGVHTYELAMNHLGDMTSEEVVQKMTGLKVPASRSRSNDTLYIPDWEGRAPDSIDYRKKGYVTPVKNQGQCGSCWAFSSVGALEGQLKKKTGKLLNLSPQNLVDCVSENDGCGGGYMTNAFQYVQKNRGIDSEDAYPYVGQDENCMYNPTGKAAKCRGYREIPEGNEKALKRAVARVGPISVAIDASLTSFQFYRKGVYYDENCNSDNLNHAVLAVGYGIQKGNKHWIIKNSWGENWGNKGYILMARNKNNACGIANLASFPKM, encoded by the exons atgcccatcaacag GATGTGGGGTCTCACGGTTCTACTGCTGCCTGTGGTGAGCTTTGCTCTATACCCTGAGGAGATACTGGACACCCAGTGGGAGCTATGGAAGAAGACCTACAGAAAGCAGTATAACAGCAAG GGGGATGAGATCTCTCGGCGTTTAATTTGGGAAAAAAACCTGAAGCATATTTCCATCCATAATCTTGAGGCCTCACTTGGTGTCCATACATATGAACTGGCCATGAACCACTTGGGGGACATG ACCAGTGAAGAAGTGGTTCAGAAGATGACTGGACTCAAAGTACCCGCTTCTCGTTCCCGCAGTAATGACACCCTCTATATCCCAGACTGGGAAGGCAGAGCCCCAGACTCTATTGATTATCGGAAGAAGGGATACGTTACTCCTGTCAAAAACCAG GGTCAGTGTGGTTCCTGTTGGGCTTTTAGCTCTGTGGGTGCCCTGGAGGGCCAACTCAAGAAGAAAACCGGCAAACTCTTAAATCTGAGTCCTCAGAACCTGGTGGACTGTGTGTCTGAGAATGATGGCTGTGGAGGGGGCTATATGACCAATGCCTTCCAGTATGTGCAGAAGAACCGAGGCATTGACTCTGAAGATGCCTACCCATATGTTGGACAG GATGAAAATTGCATGTACAATCCAACAGGCAAGGCAGCTAAGTGCAGAGGATACAGAGAGATCCCCgaaggaaatgaaaaagcccTGAAGAGGGCAGTAGCCCGAGTGGGACCCATCTCTGTGGCCATTGATGCAAGCCTGACCTCCTTCCAGTTTTACAGAAAAG GTGTGTATTACGATGAAAACTGCAATAGCGATAATCTCAACCACGCGGTTTTGGCAGTGGGATATGGGATCCAGAAGGGGAACAAGCACTGGATAATTAAAAACAG